Proteins from a genomic interval of Thunnus thynnus chromosome 5, fThuThy2.1, whole genome shotgun sequence:
- the shisal1b gene encoding protein shisa-like-1a isoform X2 yields MTITSRQSFNVLTVIFLLLSTAALSAHYRVCEPYSDHKGRYHFGFHCPRLSDNKTYMFCCHHNNTAFKYCCNETEFQMVMQINLTTTSDGYAHNNYTALVGVWIYGFFVMVLLALDFLYYSAINYELCRVYLEKWGLGGRWLKKARSQWHRSMPEESEAQAQAQPMVPSHYQPRHSLRGESHSPTLLPYNTSTA; encoded by the exons ATGACTATCACCAGCCGGCAGTCCTTCAATGTCCTAACAGTCATCTTCCTCCTGCTGTCCACTGCAG CTCTCTCAGCTCATTACCGGGTGTGTGAACCCTACTCGGACCACAAGGGGCGTTATCACTTCGGCTTTCACTGCCCACGCCTCTCAGACAACAAGACCTACATGTTCTGCTGCCACCACAACAACACAGCCTTCAAGTACTGCTGCAACGAGACTGAGTTCCAGATGGTCATGCAGATCAACCTCACCACCACCTCTGATGGTTATGCACACAA TAACTATACAGCCCTGGTCGGAGTGTGGATCTATGGCTTCTTCGTCATGGTGCTGCTGGCTCTGGACTTTCTCTACTACTCAGCCATAAACTACGAGCTGTGCCGGGTCTACCTGGAGAAATGGGGTCTGGGAGGACGCTGGCTGAAGAAGGCTCGGAGTCAGTGGCATAGGTCCATGCCAGAAGAGAGCGAAGCCCAGGCTCAAGCTCAGCCTATGGTCCCTAGTCACTACCAGCCCAGACACAGCCTCCGGGGGGAGAGCCACAGCCCCACGCTCCTGCCCTACAACACCTCCACCGCATG
- the shisal1b gene encoding protein shisa-like-1a isoform X1 translates to MTITSRQSFNVLTVIFLLLSTAALSAHYRVCEPYSDHKGRYHFGFHCPRLSDNKTYMFCCHHNNTAFKYCCNETEFQMVMQINLTTTSDGYAHNNYTALVGVWIYGFFVMVLLALDFLYYSAINYELCRVYLEKWGLGGRWLKKARSQWHRSMPEESEAQAQAQPMVPSHYQPRHSLRGESHSPTLLPYNTSTAW, encoded by the exons ATGACTATCACCAGCCGGCAGTCCTTCAATGTCCTAACAGTCATCTTCCTCCTGCTGTCCACTGCAG CTCTCTCAGCTCATTACCGGGTGTGTGAACCCTACTCGGACCACAAGGGGCGTTATCACTTCGGCTTTCACTGCCCACGCCTCTCAGACAACAAGACCTACATGTTCTGCTGCCACCACAACAACACAGCCTTCAAGTACTGCTGCAACGAGACTGAGTTCCAGATGGTCATGCAGATCAACCTCACCACCACCTCTGATGGTTATGCACACAA TAACTATACAGCCCTGGTCGGAGTGTGGATCTATGGCTTCTTCGTCATGGTGCTGCTGGCTCTGGACTTTCTCTACTACTCAGCCATAAACTACGAGCTGTGCCGGGTCTACCTGGAGAAATGGGGTCTGGGAGGACGCTGGCTGAAGAAGGCTCGGAGTCAGTGGCATAGGTCCATGCCAGAAGAGAGCGAAGCCCAGGCTCAAGCTCAGCCTATGGTCCCTAGTCACTACCAGCCCAGACACAGCCTCCGGGGGGAGAGCCACAGCCCCACGCTCCTGCCCTACAACACCTCCACCGCATGGTGA